The genomic segment TGGAGCTTGGGGATTATAAATTAAACAATTCTTCAAATTATTTTGTTATATCCAAAGATGAAAACGGCAATCTTGCAGGAGGGTATCCTGCATATAAATATGCATATTCATCATACATAAAGGGAACTGTTCAGGCTCAATGGGATATTTTCAGAAATCTTTCAAGTGTATGGGGTGTATCATATGAAAAGGTTAAATCCTTTCCAAAAACAAGAAACCTTTCCCAGCCCTTTGACGATGACGGGGATTTGATCGTTGATATGAGTGATTATATTGACTCTAACGGCAATACATTCGGTATAAAGGGTTTTTCAGAATCAAGCTTTGGTGAAAGAAATTTTTATAATTTTGGCTTATTTGCCCATGCAGAATACAAGCTTTCTGACATGTTTAAACTTGATGGCGGAATTCGTTATGATTACAATGAAATATACCAGGAAACCATAAATCCCCGTGCTGGAATAATTGTAAATCCCCTGGATAATTTGACTGTCAAATTTTTATATGGAACAGCCTATATTCAGCCTGCAAATTATTTTAGATATGAAAACTTTGCCAATCCTTTTCTTATGCGCATTCCCAATGAAAACCTGGAGCCTGAAAAGGTGAAAACCTATTCCATGGACATGTCATATATTCTGGGAAAAAATTATTTTATTCACGGAACCCTGTTTTATAATAAAATGGATAATATTATCAAACCTGTTCAAGCCCCTGACCAGGAAGGAGGTTATCCATATTACAATCCTTTCAGAGATGACCAGGGATATGTGGAATATAATGGAAACAGCGGGGAGATAACAAGTAAGGGAGGCGAGCTTACCCTGGTGCATAAAATAAGCAGATTTTTAACAAGTCTTTCATATTCTTATGTAACCGGCGAGGATCAAGACTTTGACCTTTCCCAGATATCAGAGCATAAAATAACCCTGAATTCGAGCTATACAGGTGAGAAATGGACAACAGGGGTAACACTCAGGTATTATTCAGACGTAAGCACCTCCAGAACTAATGCCTTATATGGAGATATTGAAAATGGAGGGGACGGCTCATATGATATGGATGGCGATTTTATCGCCTATATGAACGTAATTTATAAATTTACAGATAATCTGTCAGCAAATTTGAATATAGATAATATTTTTAACAAAAAACACTATGGAGGAGTTCGTTTTGACGGTTCTCCCGTGGTTTTATCCCAAATCCCCCAGCCCCTTAGAACTGTCTATCTGGGCTTAAATTTCAAATATTAATAAGATAAGGAGCAGTATCATGACATTGCAGGAAAAGATAAAAAATGATTTAAAACTTGCCATGAAAGCAAAAGACGAAGATAAGAAAAATACCATCAGGGTTATCATGGGCGAGTTTGCAAGGCTTGAAACCAAGGAAATTTCAGATGAAGATGTTATAAAAGTTCTTAAAAAACTTATTAAATCTGAAAAAGAGACCCTTGAAATATCTGGTGAAGCATCTGGTAAAAAAATAGAAGAATCTGCTTTTATCAGGATAATAGAAGAATATCTTCCAAAAATGGCTTCAGAGCAGGAAATAAAAACCTGGGTTGAAAACAATATTGATTTTTCATCATATAAAAACAAGATGCAGGCAATGAGGGATATTATGGCTCATTTTGGTTCCGCTGCTGACGGCAACACTGTTAAAAATATATTACAGGGTTTAACCTGATTAAAAACTTCGGAAGTCTTTTTGAACCATCCTGGCTTAAAGGACAATAAATGAAAACAGAAAGATCAGTTAGCTGGGTAATAAAAACCCTTGTACCTGAAGAAGTTTACACTGACCGTGAGGAATTTCTTGAATATTTTTATAACGCAGCCCTTGAAGGCGCTCACCGCAGAACCATGTCAACGGTTCTTCTGGGACAGCGCCGCATGGGAAAAACAGAGATATTCAAGAGGGTTGTCAACAGGCTTTTTTTTGAGCAGGATCCTAAAAGCCCTGATGCAGTGGTTCCGGTTTACTTTAGCTTTCCTGACATTGCCCTTGATGAAAAACAGTTTGGAAAAGACTATGTGGAAAATTTTCTCCGCTATTATACAGGATTTTACACAGGTCAGCCAGAGATAATTACTGACAACCTGAGAGGAGAAAGACTTTTTTCCAAAATAGAGCAGTCCAGATCATTATATCCTTTTACCAGAACCCTTGACCTGATTATGGATTTATATGAAGATATT from the Desulfonema limicola genome contains:
- a CDS encoding TonB-dependent receptor plug domain-containing protein, producing MKIKIFTFITAIFFLINTCHALSEQNIDQVIDDIISDEMKWLQEEAYDLEIITASGKYQKISEAPATIISITREQIRAYGWRDLKDVFKAIPGIDVSYNASGETKTSVVMRGISGNQKILVLQDGHKYSPATGETFLYGNNIPLNIYKRIEIIYGPASSMYGADAYAGVINLITKDGADYDGIELNTGYVSTGAYTGDLSFGKKINDDTDILISARIYRGEEDKLHEEYDEYAAVNSYTGDLKSYDNEYPIKNWNLFFKLKYHKFSIGFDWQHELESNIGASKPESYAYVDDFVWGQDLRHFYIEHESWSGKNLNVTTTLELGDYKLNNSSNYFVISKDENGNLAGGYPAYKYAYSSYIKGTVQAQWDIFRNLSSVWGVSYEKVKSFPKTRNLSQPFDDDGDLIVDMSDYIDSNGNTFGIKGFSESSFGERNFYNFGLFAHAEYKLSDMFKLDGGIRYDYNEIYQETINPRAGIIVNPLDNLTVKFLYGTAYIQPANYFRYENFANPFLMRIPNENLEPEKVKTYSMDMSYILGKNYFIHGTLFYNKMDNIIKPVQAPDQEGGYPYYNPFRDDQGYVEYNGNSGEITSKGGELTLVHKISRFLTSLSYSYVTGEDQDFDLSQISEHKITLNSSYTGEKWTTGVTLRYYSDVSTSRTNALYGDIENGGDGSYDMDGDFIAYMNVIYKFTDNLSANLNIDNIFNKKHYGGVRFDGSPVVLSQIPQPLRTVYLGLNFKY
- a CDS encoding GatB/YqeY domain-containing protein; its protein translation is MTLQEKIKNDLKLAMKAKDEDKKNTIRVIMGEFARLETKEISDEDVIKVLKKLIKSEKETLEISGEASGKKIEESAFIRIIEEYLPKMASEQEIKTWVENNIDFSSYKNKMQAMRDIMAHFGSAADGNTVKNILQGLT